Proteins from a single region of Hordeum vulgare subsp. vulgare chromosome 6H, MorexV3_pseudomolecules_assembly, whole genome shotgun sequence:
- the LOC123403915 gene encoding protein GDAP2 homolog, producing MAGTVDVTTEPELLLERSRAITVHGGDKAGRAVVRIVGKYFPARALGGLAEEALKAHLRKRVLPEVGEREFVVVYMHSLVDRGDNFPGLGAIRAAYECLPAVAKERLRAVYFVHPGIQARLFFATFGRFLFSSGLYEKLRYMSRLEYLWAHMDKGELEVPECARQHDDELERRPLMDYGIEAADRCSVFDAASMDTPASLRSLRCS from the exons ATGGCGGGTACCGTTGACGTCACGACGGAGCCGGAGCTGCTGCTGGAGCGCAGCCGGGCGATCACCGTGCATGGGGGCGACAAAGCGGGCCGCGCCGTCGTCAGGATCGTCGGCAAGTACTTCCCCG CGCGCGCGCTGGGCGGGCTGGCGGAGGAGGCGCTGAAGGCGCACCTGCGGAAGCGGGTGCTCCCGGAGGTCGGGGAGCGGGAGTTCGTGGTCGTGTACATGCACTCCCTCGTCGACCGCGGCGACAACTTCCCGGGCCTGGGCGCCATCCGCGCGGCGTACGAGTGCCTGCCGGCCGTGGCCAAGGAGAGGCTGCGCGCCGTCTACTTCGTGCACCCCGGCATCCAGGCCCGGCTCTTCTTCGCGACCTTCGGCCGGTTCCTCTTCAGCTCCGG GTTGTACGAGAAGCTGAGGTACATGAGCAGGCTCGAGTACCTGTGGGCGCACATGGACAAGGGGGAGCTCGAGGTCCCGGAGTGCGCACGCCagcacgacgacgagctcgagcgccGCCCGCTCATGGACTACGGAATCGAGGCCGCCGACCGCTGTTCCGTGTTCGACGCCGCGTCCATGGACACACCGGCGTCCCTACGCTCGCTGCGGTGCTCCTAG